From one Perca flavescens isolate YP-PL-M2 chromosome 4, PFLA_1.0, whole genome shotgun sequence genomic stretch:
- the myorg gene encoding myogenesis-regulating glycosidase: MYQVVPGGAGGTITDVIPKQKHSKDTQPLVGAGVIGLVLLIAAVTAWCYYIASLRKAELLKTQLLDLNKDGYIIRNQGGSIVFRMDFRSGTLDLDSCSKEGEMLSCERTTDRKLNFFIETVRPKDPVQCYRVRWEELVPDIPVEHAMTYKFAHWYGGAVSAIQHWPISISGQQAPKPFVTSDIYSNRNEFGGILESYWLSSNATAIKINNSVPFHLGWNDTEKTMSFQARYNDSPFKPIPGEAPCAELSYRICVGLDVTSIHKYMVRRYFNKPNKVPAKVMFRHPIWSTWALHKTDIDQEKVLTYAANIRKYKFNCSHLEIDDRYTSRYGEFEFDPTKFPNASAMFQKLKSNGFLVSLWIHPFVNYDSENFHTCVERGLFVREPTGRLPALVRWWNGIGGILDFTNPEARDWFSSQLRSLRSRYGVSSFKFDAGETNYLPWKFSTRTPIRDPSFFTRRYTEMAIPYNDRAELRSGYQSQNISCFFGPVDRDSVWGYELGLKSLIPTVLTISILGYQFILPDMIGGNAYLNRTDGNSVLPDRELYIRWLELSAFMPSMQFSIPPWEYDNEVVEIARKYTALHESIVAPRVLELAGEVLNTGDPIIRPLWWIATGDETAYKIDSQFLIGDDLMVAPVLEPGKQERDIYLPAGRWRSYKGERFDIKEPLHLTDYPVDLDEIAYFVWV, translated from the exons ATGTACCAAGTTGTACCTGGAGGAGCGGGAGGCACAATTACAGATGTTATCCCCAAGCAGAAACACAGCAAGGACACTCAACCCTTAGTTGGAGCTGGAGTAATCGGCCTGGTGCTGCTAATTGCCGCAGTGACCGCATGGTGTTATTACATAGCCTCTCTACGCAAAGCTGAGCTGCTTAAGACTCAGCTCCTGGATCTGAATAAAGATGGCTACATTATCCGTAACCAGGGAGGGTCTATTGTTTTCAGAATGGATTTCAG GTCAGGTACGCTGGATTTGGATTCATGCTCCAAAGAAGGGGAAATGCTGAGCTGTGAACGCACCACTGATAGAAAACTAAACTTCTTCATTGAGACAGTGCGACCCAAGGACCCGGTACAATGCTACCGTGTGCGTTGGGAGGAACTGGTTCCTGACATTCCTGTTGAGCATGCTATGACGTACAAGTTTGCACACTGGTATGGGGGTGCAGTGTCAGCAATTCAACACTGGCCGATTTCTATTTCTGGCCAACAGGCTCCCAAACCATTTGTTACTAGTGACATCTACTCAAACCGGAATGAATTTGGTGGAATTTTGGAGAGTTATTGGCTTTCATCCAATGCCACGGCCATTAAGATAAATAATTCCGTGCCTTTCCACCTGGGCTGGAATGACACAGAGAAGACCATGTCCTTCCAGGCGCGATACAATGACAGTCCCTTTAAGCCAATCCCAGGGGAGGCACCATGTGCTGAACTTAGCTACAGAATATGCGTGGGCTTGGACGTGACATCCATACACAAGTACATGGTCCGCAGATACTtcaacaaaccaaacaaagtgCCTGCCAAAGTCATGTTTCGCCATCCTATATGGTCGACCTGGGCGCTACATAAGACTGACATTGACCAAGAGAAAGTCTTGACGTATGCTGCCAACATCCGCAAGTATAAGTTTAACTGTAGCCACCTGGAAATAGATGATCGCTACACCAGCCGCTACGGAGAATTTGAGTTTGACCCAACAAAGTTTCCCAATGCCTCGGCCATGTTCCAAAAGCTGAAATCAAATGGATTTCTGGTGTCACTCTGGATTCACCCTTTTGTTAACTATGACTCAGAAAACTTCCATACTTGCGTAGAGAGGGGGCTGTTTGTCCGGGAGCCTACAGGCCGGCTGCCAGCCTTGGTGCGCTGGTGGAATGGTATTGGCGGCATTTTGGACTTCACAAATCCAGAAGCCCGTGATTGGTTTTCCTCCCAGCTACGTTCACTGCGCTCGAGGTATGGGGTGTCCTCTTTTAAATTTGACGCTGGGGAGACCAACTACTTACCATGGAAATTTAGTACCAGAACTCCCATTCGGGACCCGAGTTTTTTCACAAGACGTTACACAGAAATGGCTATTCCCTACAATGATCGAGCTGAGCTGCGCAGTGGCTACCAGTCCCAGAACATATCCTGCTTCTTCGGACCAGTTGACAGAGACTCTGTTTGGGGCTATGAGTTGGGTCTCAAATCTCTTATCCCCACAGTGCTCACCATCAGCATTCTTGGCTATCAGTTCATTCTACCTGACATGATCGGAGGGAATGCATATCTAAACCGCACAGATGGAAATAGTGTATTACCCGACCGAGAACTCTATATCCGCTGGCTggagctgtcggccttcatGCCCTCCATGCAGTTTTCTATTCCGCCATGGGAATACGACAACGAGGTGGTTGAAATTGCTCGGAAATACACAGCCCTCCATGAAAGTATTGTGGCGCCACGGGTCCTGGAGCTGGCTGGGGAGGTGCTGAACACCGGGGACCCAATCATACGACCCCTGTGGTGGATTGCCACAGGTGATGAGACAGCCTATAAAATCGACTCCCAGTTCTTGATTGGGGATGACCTCATGGTAGCCCCAGTTTTAGAGCCTGGAAAGCAAGAGCGTGACATCTACCTCCCTGCCGGCCGTTGGAGAAGCTACAAGGGAGAGAGATTTGATATCAAGGAGCCACTGCATCTCACAGACTATCCTGTAGACCTGGATGAAATTGCTTACTTTGTTTGGGTGTAG